One window of the Delphinus delphis chromosome 20, mDelDel1.2, whole genome shotgun sequence genome contains the following:
- the CLEC3A gene encoding C-type lectin domain family 3 member A, with the protein MAKNGLVIYILLITLLLDQTTSHTSKFKARKHSKRRVKEKDGDLKTQVEKLWREVNALKEMQALQTVCLRGTKFHKKCYLALEGLKHFHEANEDCISRGGTLVVPRSSDEINAVRDYGKRSLPGVNEFWLGINDMVTEGKFVDINGVAISFLNWDHAQPNGGKRENCVLFSQSAQGKWSDEVCRSSKRYICEFTIP; encoded by the exons ATGGCAAAGAATGGACTTGTAATTTACATCCTCCTTATCACCTTACTCCTGGACCAGACCACCAGCCACACGTCCAAGTTCAAAGCCAGGAAGCACAGCAAACGCCGAGTGAAAG AAAAGGATGGAGACCTGAAGACTCAAGTGGAAAAGCTCTGGAGAGAAGTCAATGCCCTGAAGGAAATGCAAGCCCTGCAGACAG TCTGTCTCCGAGGCACAAAATTTCACAAGAAGTGCTACCTTGCTTTGGAAGGCTTGAAGCACTTCCACGAAGCCAACGAAGACTGCATTTCCAGGGGAGGGACGCTGGTTGTCCCCAGAAGCTCCGATGAAATCAATGCCGTCCGAGACTATGGTAAAAGGAGCCTGCCAGGGGTCAATGAGTTTTGGCTGGGCATCAACGACATGGTCACAGAAGGCAAGTTTGTCGATATCAATGGAGTCGCCATCTCCTTCCTCAACTGGGACCATGCACAGCCTAACGGTGGCAAGCGGGAAAACTGCGTCCTCTTCTCACAGTCAGCTCAGGGCAAATGGAGTGACGAGGTCTGTCGTAGCAGCAAGAGGTACATATGTGAGTTCACCATCCCCTAA